The genomic stretch TTGGTGATCAGCATGATGAGATGGTTAGTTCAATCTTGCCTCCTTTCCCTTATCATATCCCCCCTATCTCCCTTATAGCGAAGTCAAATAGGCAGTTATAGCAAAGCTAATACATACGCCGAAAAGACATTCGCAAAGACCGATCTCCCCAAGGAACACCGCATCGTCAAGCCCGATTCGATGAGCACCATGGATCACAAGCCTGAGAGGCTGAATGTCCATGTTGATGAGGATGGTACGGTTAAGAAGGTCACCCATGGTTAGGCGCGA from Pyrenophora tritici-repentis strain M4 chromosome 1, whole genome shotgun sequence encodes the following:
- a CDS encoding Inhibitor-I78 domain containing protein, with the protein product MPLVVPGLQSTDGKEDWMTKLMGKKLGDQHDEMTFAKTDLPKEHRIVKPDSMSTMDHKPERLNVHVDEDGTVKKVTHG